ctgcgacgaatcctccaccgccgcggcgttggaaccaccgcttctgcgaaagctatggccagtgtgataaagtgactgggtggggtatcatgcgtgatattccagtgaggcagcactataaagttgggcattgtactcactgctacaagtagacaccgtcgtttatatgactagaaaattgttgaaaaacacgttaacccgaacacaaacaaacaaacagtcgaATATCAGAAACTTATAAAGTTAGTGTAAAATTTACAACTTAATCGgcttttttataaaacatataacataaGCAGTTTTTCTTCTGACGTGCCTTATATAACCAGAAGGCAATATTAATGTCCCTCATCGATAATAAATGGGATGTGGGCACTTGAAACAGTTGAAATGAGAAACTCCCGTTATGTGGAACATCACAAATTTTATCATTCCAACTGGCCTACTTTATCAGTTATAACAGGTACATAATTAAGACTGTTCTATTTTTTAGCAAGCAATGTACCATCTGAAACGTTGTGTGATTAAACTCGTGTTAAGACCGTAAAGCGAAAATACGATATGTTATGATTCGACAATGAAATATTTGTCACGATATTATGTAAATAAGACAGGTTAAATGAAACGGATTTAATCAACACCAAACTTAACTGAGCCAGCATGAGATAAATAAGGACCAATACGGGATTGATTCTAAGATGGCAGGGGAGCGGTTAATTATTTGCTAGATTTTAAGCAAGTTAGCATTATTTTTGACCCATGTGGTCACCTTTATAAGTAGACAGTACAGCCTACCCTAAACCcctcttaaaatgaaaaaaaaatctgagcaGTTTTTCCTTCCATCCAACAGATGCCATACACTCGTTTGTGTACTTTCATACAATGATACCACGTacgttttcataaaaatcaatccTTGGGGTGCAAAGCTTGCTAAGCACAGTGTCTGTTAATCACCAAGTTTCAGGAGAAAAAAGCAGGTCAAAACCTCTGTCCGTTTTGCTGTAGAAAACAACTGATTCGTTCAAATTTGTCTCTCACAAAATTCATATTTGCATCTGCTATTTACAGTTATAAAGCTCTTGTTTATTACAGTGTCACCCCTATAggaagggccagccaatttggcttatgagacacctttattgtgcgtaccaattacctcccaactcctaccaccaTGCCAGGCGCCAGggggatagaagtcggtaaccattaaTTTAACTAACTcgtggctcacgaaccggccttttcggatcGAGTCCAATGCCAAACATcacccggacgaacgctccccatgagGCTCGAACCTTCGAACTCCCGATCCAGAGGCGCCTtgaccactgggccacggtgtcCGTTTTGCTGTAGAAAACACCTGATACGTTCAAATCTGCCTCTCACAAAATTTATATTCGCATCTGCTATTTACATTTATATGCATGTTCACATTGACTTCTTTAAGaataaacttttaattttcactgtttgccttgttctcggtgcttccgagggatctacttttcagatttatttttcaacgattaaaacataaatattaatacTCTTTGAACAAAGCTATACTAAATGTATGAAAAATCGACCGGGCCATAATTCAAAACTGCCACCCTGCTACCTAACAAGTGGTTATTTCCGTTTGATTTTTTAATGATGCCAtttggttttacatttttgaatgatAAGATTTACATTAGTTTCCGCTTTTTTgacaaatatatcaataacagaTTCGTGTACTTACCTATGGACAAGAAAGAATgattaaaatttttccctttaaattatCGGATCCCTtgacaaatttaaatattaaataattacaaACCTATATCATTACCCgatatttttgttgataacaGCTTTTTAGCTGTAGAAAATCATTGTGATGTCACATTTAAAATCTTACCATAAGCACCTGTGCTTTTAAGTATTACACTAATCTACCACGTAATATATTAACGGAGAGCACTGCCTGTCAATCATTCTGTTATTTGATTTCAGATTAACCTCACGTCGGGACTGTCTCGTTGACGCTATATACCTATGTAAGTCTTTGAGAAATTCTGTGTTGTTTTGTGTTAAATGCATAACGATATCTACAGTCACTGTCAGAAGTACGGTAAATTTGTTCAGGCATTTGCTCTTTGAAAAATCTGTTATTAAAATTATTCCTAAGGGACGGTCTCCCGTAGCCCATATATACTTGTAGACATCAGAGAAATTCGTGAATTTATTGCTTTTTTGCGTCTCAGTTTGTTGAAGTCATCAGGTACTATCATTGGAATCTGAAGTCATTTTCCAGCGTATCTGACACTGTCAATCTGCCCTTCAGATGTCCGATTGAAAACTTTACTGATGCGTGTACCTGTATTACAGACTGATCCATGGGCGTAGGGAGGGTATTACGTTGGCGCTACATATATATGTGAGTACACCAGACATTTGGCGTGTGTTCATTACATTCTCCTTGAAAATTATATTTACTACCAGTAGTAAGATATACTGTTTTTCATTCAGGCTTTCAAAGACTTCATGCAATAGCCTGCATGTGGAAAATACAGACCAAGATCCAGGGCAGGGCCGAGGGGGCCGTGTCCCCAAGTCGACTGgtaagtgacctatactcatcaaagttgcagtCAACTGTTTTTGgtaaaggaataatattttctcaaaatttagacccaagaATGCACAAGAGGCctccatttcatacctaaaattgaaaaatgttcagGGGAGAGCCCCTGACTTCCCAAAGATTAGGGTGATGCACCCTTGCTagcaaaaaaacaagagctgtccgtaagacagccaagctcgactattcgaaatattgtcacagaagcaggaaattattacccaaaatgttaaatatcaaaagagttttaagttcgaaaggggacataaattacaaaatacatACAGTTTGGGACTTGATTGTTATCACTAGTTTATAAACCCGAGAAACCATGTCAGTTTCATTAATACTGCATTTTCAATTTGGTCGATAAAATCTTTGCATGTTAACTTTAAAGCTCTTGTTTATTAAGTCACcatagggggcataatttggctcaAACACTTAAGTGGTAAAGTTATATAACTGCCAGGGAGGTTGGTAAGTGGACCTTAATATAACTAACTAAGTTGCTCACGATACGCCTTTTGGAATCGTGTATGTACTCACGCGACAAAGCTCCATGAGGCTCGACCTTCTAATCCAAAGGGCGAATATGCTTTGCTGTCAAAAATACATAGTTCAGAGTTTGCGTACTTTGCTTTTCAACTGTTTTACCGATTATATGTGTCAATGATTCTAAGAATAAACTTGTAATTGTTTGTTGATGTGTTCTTGCATTCGGGATTAActttcagaattttctaagttcaaaatataattattgcaaCAAAGTTATATGTATGGAAATGAC
This Mercenaria mercenaria strain notata chromosome 17, MADL_Memer_1, whole genome shotgun sequence DNA region includes the following protein-coding sequences:
- the LOC123536439 gene encoding uncharacterized protein LOC123536439, coding for MRHLYCAYQLPPNSYHHARRQGDRSRLTSRRDCLVDAIYLCFQRLHAIACMWKIQTKIQGRAEGAVSPSRLLIEAFLHETLTSIPNKWSGIETPIRCIFLLRLSNANVKGIKPLNHLCRE